In one Desulfoferula mesophila genomic region, the following are encoded:
- a CDS encoding aspartate aminotransferase family protein, whose product MKFVGLPPFDHQPRPYAGPSSSEVLALRQRYLSPAIMTYYKRPVMIVEGSMQYLYDDTGKRYLDGFAGIVTVCAGHCHPYITQKVIEQLRTLQHTTTIYLHPTIAQYAEMLAERLPGDLSVCYFVNSGSEANDLALMMARLYTGNYEAIALRNGYHGGAGASMGLTSHSTWKYNYPHGQGIHHAMAPDCYRGPHGYDDPQAGAKYASDVGDLISMATPGAVAAFIAETIQGVGGTVPLPSGYLKNVYEQVRNAGGLCIADEVQTGFGRTGEHYWGFEAQDVIPDIVTMAKGIGNGLPLAAVVTTQEISQALAQRIHFNTFGGNPVSCAAGKAVLEVVDMENLQQRCAQMGDLVFAGLKELMGRYELIGDVRGRGLMIGVELVENRESKEPATAKCAQVLERAKELGLLIGKGGFYGNILRIKPPMCITEADVDFMLAVLDHSLSEF is encoded by the coding sequence ATGAAATTTGTAGGGTTGCCTCCCTTTGACCATCAGCCGCGCCCCTATGCCGGGCCGTCCTCTAGTGAGGTCCTCGCACTGCGCCAACGCTATCTTTCACCGGCGATAATGACCTACTACAAAAGGCCCGTGATGATAGTGGAGGGCTCAATGCAATACCTCTACGACGATACGGGTAAGCGGTATCTTGACGGATTCGCAGGAATTGTTACGGTTTGCGCAGGTCACTGTCATCCCTACATTACCCAAAAAGTAATTGAGCAGTTACGTACATTACAGCACACGACCACCATCTACTTGCATCCCACTATTGCCCAATACGCCGAGATGCTGGCCGAACGCCTTCCTGGAGATCTTTCCGTTTGCTACTTCGTGAACTCCGGTTCCGAGGCCAATGATTTAGCCTTAATGATGGCTCGTCTATATACCGGCAATTATGAAGCGATTGCATTGCGTAATGGGTATCATGGGGGCGCCGGGGCATCGATGGGACTTACCTCGCATAGCACATGGAAATATAACTATCCGCACGGGCAAGGTATACATCATGCTATGGCTCCTGACTGTTACAGAGGGCCCCATGGCTACGACGACCCACAAGCCGGAGCCAAATATGCCTCGGATGTGGGAGATCTGATCTCCATGGCCACTCCGGGTGCGGTGGCGGCCTTCATTGCAGAAACCATTCAAGGCGTGGGAGGCACTGTACCTCTACCTTCTGGTTATCTAAAAAATGTTTATGAGCAAGTGCGTAATGCTGGTGGCCTGTGCATCGCGGATGAAGTGCAGACTGGTTTTGGCCGCACTGGAGAGCATTACTGGGGTTTTGAGGCGCAAGATGTGATTCCAGACATCGTGACCATGGCTAAGGGTATCGGCAATGGTTTGCCTCTAGCGGCGGTGGTGACCACCCAGGAAATATCCCAAGCCTTGGCCCAGCGCATCCACTTCAACACCTTTGGTGGCAACCCAGTATCCTGCGCGGCGGGCAAGGCGGTGCTTGAGGTGGTGGATATGGAAAACCTACAGCAACGCTGCGCCCAGATGGGTGACCTTGTGTTTGCAGGTTTGAAGGAACTGATGGGGCGATATGAACTCATCGGCGATGTGCGGGGGCGGGGGCTCATGATCGGCGTTGAGTTGGTTGAGAACCGTGAGAGCAAAGAGCCGGCCACGGCCAAATGTGCCCAGGTGCTTGAGCGGGCCAAGGAACTTGGGCTATTGATCGGCAAGGGCGGCTTTTACGGCAACATCCTTAGAATCAAACCCCCCATGTGCATTACAGAAGCCGACGTTGATTTCATGTTGGCGGTATTGGATCATTCCTTATCCGAATTTTGA
- the xsc gene encoding sulfoacetaldehyde acetyltransferase, protein MSKQKMTPSEALVETMAAEGVKYVFGIVGSAFMDALDLFPDAGIRFIPVAHEQAAAHAADGLARVTGMPQACIAQNGPGAANFVSAITAAYWAHSPVVAIAPETGSMGIGTGGFQELDQMPMFQAQTVYQVRVNRAERMAELGRRAFYMAKNFNGPSHLNIPRDYFYGEVNDEIYRTPLIRRGAGSMEDLEEAAKLALQAKYPVIVSGGGVSQSDALAEVTALAEYLSAPVVNSYLHNDTFPADHELACGPIGYCGSKAAMRTLAKADLVIALGTRLGPFGTLPQYDITYWPENAKLIQCDTNVAVLGVAKKADVYSCGDVKEFTGLLLGRVKELSPDLGRNQARIDDVAQEKAVWDQELGEWSSSSQSAPMHPRRFHAEWTKALPKNAIVATDIGNNSSIINGYLKFNGVRQHISALSWGNCGFAYGAAMGAKMANPEAPVVAFQGDGAYGISGIAEVMTAVRENIPVIAIVANNFEWGAEKKNQIDYYNNRFVGANLPTNPDYAQLAEDMGAVGMKLDHPDQVGDAIKEAVSCGKPVVINAILEGGEKVLAEPFRRDALKPAFNLLPKYKHLNI, encoded by the coding sequence AGATGACCCCCAGCGAGGCGCTGGTTGAAACCATGGCCGCGGAGGGCGTGAAGTACGTATTCGGCATTGTGGGCAGCGCGTTCATGGACGCCCTGGACCTTTTCCCGGACGCGGGCATCCGTTTCATACCCGTGGCCCACGAGCAGGCCGCGGCCCACGCGGCCGACGGCCTGGCCCGGGTCACCGGTATGCCCCAGGCCTGCATCGCCCAGAACGGCCCCGGCGCGGCCAACTTCGTCTCGGCGATCACCGCGGCCTACTGGGCCCACAGCCCGGTGGTGGCCATCGCCCCGGAGACGGGCAGCATGGGCATCGGCACCGGCGGCTTCCAGGAACTGGACCAGATGCCCATGTTCCAGGCCCAGACGGTGTACCAGGTGCGGGTGAACCGGGCCGAGCGCATGGCCGAGCTGGGCCGCCGGGCCTTTTACATGGCTAAGAATTTCAACGGCCCCAGCCACCTCAACATCCCCCGCGACTACTTCTACGGCGAGGTGAACGACGAGATCTACCGCACTCCGCTGATCAGGCGCGGCGCCGGCTCCATGGAAGACCTGGAGGAGGCGGCCAAGCTGGCCCTGCAGGCCAAGTACCCGGTCATCGTCTCGGGCGGCGGGGTGAGCCAGAGCGACGCCCTGGCCGAGGTGACCGCCCTGGCCGAGTATCTCAGCGCGCCGGTGGTCAACAGCTACCTGCACAACGACACCTTCCCGGCGGATCATGAGCTGGCCTGCGGGCCCATCGGCTACTGCGGCTCCAAGGCGGCCATGCGCACCCTGGCCAAGGCCGACCTGGTGATCGCCCTGGGCACCCGCTTGGGACCATTCGGCACCTTGCCCCAGTACGACATCACCTACTGGCCCGAGAACGCCAAGCTGATCCAGTGCGACACCAACGTGGCGGTGCTGGGGGTGGCCAAAAAGGCCGACGTGTACTCCTGCGGCGACGTCAAGGAGTTCACCGGCCTGCTGCTGGGCCGGGTCAAGGAGCTTTCCCCGGACCTGGGCCGCAACCAGGCGCGCATCGACGACGTGGCCCAGGAAAAGGCGGTATGGGACCAGGAGCTGGGCGAGTGGAGCTCTTCCAGCCAGTCGGCGCCCATGCATCCGCGGCGCTTCCACGCCGAGTGGACCAAGGCGCTGCCCAAGAACGCCATCGTGGCCACGGACATCGGCAACAACTCCTCGATCATCAACGGCTACCTGAAGTTCAATGGCGTGCGCCAGCACATCAGCGCCCTGAGCTGGGGCAACTGCGGCTTTGCCTACGGCGCGGCCATGGGGGCCAAGATGGCCAACCCCGAGGCGCCGGTGGTGGCCTTCCAAGGTGACGGCGCCTACGGCATCAGCGGTATCGCCGAAGTGATGACCGCGGTGCGCGAGAACATCCCGGTGATCGCCATCGTGGCCAACAACTTCGAGTGGGGCGCGGAGAAGAAGAACCAGATCGACTACTACAACAACCGCTTCGTGGGCGCCAACCTGCCCACCAACCCGGACTACGCCCAGCTGGCCGAGGACATGGGCGCGGTGGGCATGAAGCTGGACCACCCGGACCAGGTGGGCGACGCCATCAAGGAAGCCGTTTCCTGCGGCAAGCCGGTGGTGATCAACGCCATCCTGGAGGGCGGCGAGAAGGTCCTGGCCGAGCCCTTCCGGCGCGACGCCTTGAAGCCGGCCTTCAACCTGCTACCCAAGTACAAGCATTTGAATATTTAG
- a CDS encoding CoA-acylating methylmalonate-semialdehyde dehydrogenase, whose product MSDQQHERYYLIDKGIGLDPISGEAPIKLKYHAGGHWKESTTDKYMPCYNPSTGAVIALAPQCTTDEVEDAVQAALAAYPEWSTTPVSKRVQVLFNMKALLDEHLDELTVLLAREMGKKYQEAMGDVLKVTEVVEFACGAPHLMKGEALMQVSDGYDTALYREPVGVFAGIPPWNFPAMIPHGWMTPICVATGNCMVLKVASFVPQSAMRIMELWQEAGIPDGVINVVTAGRDQAELLLRHPDIKGITFVGSTKVGLHIYSTAASHGKRVQALCEAKNHALVLRDCKLERTASGIMNAFTGCAGQRCMALPVIVVEEAIADELVDLLKTEAAQISLGKAWLPETGMGPVVNEGHKQFVRGWIDKAEQEGATIVLDGRDPKPPEGCENGFWVGPTIIDHVTEEMACGREEIFGPVLCVKRVEDFEEGITLMNNSPFGNGSVIYTQNGYFARQFAQRTQAGMVGVNVGIPVPLGIFGFTGHKQSFFGDLHVMGRDGFNFFTESKCVTQTWFPESEEEMASCKVDTWDGTITSLPKDK is encoded by the coding sequence ATGTCGGACCAGCAACATGAGCGATATTACTTAATTGACAAAGGGATTGGGCTTGACCCCATCAGTGGCGAGGCGCCGATCAAGCTCAAGTATCACGCTGGCGGCCATTGGAAGGAATCGACCACCGACAAGTACATGCCCTGCTACAACCCCTCCACCGGCGCGGTCATCGCCCTGGCGCCCCAATGCACCACCGACGAAGTGGAAGACGCGGTGCAGGCGGCGCTGGCTGCCTACCCGGAGTGGTCCACGACTCCTGTCAGCAAGCGGGTACAGGTGCTGTTCAATATGAAGGCCCTACTGGACGAGCACCTGGACGAGTTGACCGTTCTGCTGGCCCGAGAGATGGGCAAAAAATACCAGGAAGCCATGGGCGATGTGCTAAAGGTCACCGAGGTGGTGGAGTTCGCCTGCGGGGCACCCCATCTGATGAAAGGTGAGGCCCTTATGCAGGTTTCCGATGGCTATGACACTGCCCTGTACCGAGAGCCCGTCGGAGTGTTCGCGGGCATTCCTCCATGGAACTTCCCGGCGATGATTCCCCACGGCTGGATGACCCCAATCTGCGTGGCCACGGGCAACTGCATGGTGCTCAAGGTCGCCAGCTTCGTACCCCAGTCCGCCATGCGCATTATGGAACTGTGGCAAGAGGCGGGTATACCCGATGGGGTGATCAACGTTGTCACCGCGGGGCGCGACCAGGCCGAGTTGCTGCTCCGGCACCCGGACATCAAGGGCATCACCTTTGTGGGCTCCACCAAGGTGGGGCTGCACATCTATTCCACCGCCGCGTCCCACGGAAAGCGGGTGCAAGCCCTTTGCGAGGCCAAGAACCACGCTCTGGTGCTTCGGGACTGCAAGCTTGAGCGCACCGCCAGCGGGATCATGAACGCCTTCACAGGCTGCGCCGGGCAACGCTGCATGGCCCTGCCGGTGATCGTGGTGGAAGAGGCCATAGCCGATGAGTTGGTGGATTTGCTCAAGACGGAGGCCGCCCAGATCAGCCTGGGCAAGGCCTGGCTGCCCGAAACCGGAATGGGCCCGGTGGTCAACGAAGGCCATAAACAATTCGTGCGGGGCTGGATCGACAAGGCCGAGCAGGAAGGAGCCACCATCGTGCTGGACGGCCGCGACCCCAAGCCTCCCGAGGGCTGCGAGAACGGCTTCTGGGTGGGCCCCACCATCATCGACCACGTGACCGAGGAGATGGCCTGCGGCCGCGAGGAGATATTCGGCCCGGTGCTGTGCGTGAAGCGGGTGGAGGACTTCGAGGAAGGCATCACCCTGATGAACAACAGCCCCTTTGGCAACGGCTCGGTGATCTACACCCAGAACGGCTACTTCGCGCGCCAGTTTGCCCAGCGTACCCAGGCGGGCATGGTGGGGGTGAACGTGGGCATCCCGGTGCCGCTGGGCATCTTCGGTTTCACCGGCCACAAGCAGTCGTTCTTCGGTGACCTGCACGTCATGGGCCGCGACGGCTTCAACTTCTTCACCGAGAGCAAGTGTGTCACCCAGACCTGGTTCCCGGAAAGCGAAGAGGAGATGGCTTCCTGCAAGGTGGACACCTGGGACGGGACGATTACTTCCCTGCCCAAAGACAAGTGA
- a CDS encoding nitroreductase family protein, translating to MSLLTIDDSKCKRDGICTKVCPRQLISQKTDDALPAIAPEKEVLCLACGQCVAVCPHGALNNRKAPLEDCLPLDKSLEVSWDQARQFLRSRRSIRAYKAQPLERATLQELIDNARYAPTGGNSQTVHWVVINGRDKLRQLSERTIAWMRQVVEQQSDPVLAGYYGPVVESWDTGHDSILRSAPALLIASSPGQNRNGLVDTSIALSYLELLALPLGLGTCWAGLLRGAMLNMEGMAMEMEVPEGNTWFYPMMIGYPQFKYQRLPERKKPSIVWV from the coding sequence ATGAGCTTGTTGACCATAGATGATTCCAAGTGCAAGCGAGATGGCATATGCACCAAGGTGTGCCCCCGGCAATTGATAAGCCAGAAAACCGATGATGCCCTGCCAGCCATTGCCCCCGAGAAAGAGGTTTTGTGCTTGGCCTGCGGGCAATGCGTGGCAGTATGCCCCCATGGGGCCTTGAACAACCGCAAGGCGCCCCTGGAGGACTGTCTCCCGCTGGACAAAAGCCTGGAAGTTTCCTGGGATCAGGCCCGGCAGTTCCTGCGCTCCCGGCGCTCCATACGGGCCTATAAGGCCCAGCCCTTGGAGCGGGCCACCCTGCAAGAGCTGATCGACAATGCACGCTACGCGCCCACGGGCGGCAACTCCCAGACCGTTCATTGGGTGGTCATCAACGGGCGTGACAAGCTGCGGCAACTTTCCGAGAGGACCATTGCCTGGATGCGCCAAGTGGTGGAGCAGCAAAGCGATCCGGTGCTGGCAGGCTATTACGGGCCGGTGGTGGAGAGTTGGGATACCGGACATGACAGCATCCTGCGGTCCGCCCCCGCCTTACTGATCGCCTCCTCACCCGGCCAAAACCGCAATGGCCTGGTGGATACCAGTATCGCCCTCAGTTACCTGGAGTTGTTGGCCCTGCCCCTGGGGCTGGGCACCTGTTGGGCCGGCCTGCTTCGAGGGGCGATGCTTAACATGGAGGGAATGGCCATGGAAATGGAGGTGCCGGAAGGTAACACGTGGTTCTACCCCATGATGATCGGCTATCCTCAGTTCAAATACCAGCGCCTGCCGGAACGCAAAAAACCCAGCATAGTCTGGGTATAG
- a CDS encoding alpha/beta fold hydrolase has product MAFLELVGRQVYFEQHGEGPLVVLLHHGFGSSEMWRGVLPHLVMAGYRVVTYDRRCYGQSEQGEDYREFYFSEGFRDASVAELTGLMAALDLGPAHLVGQCEGGVVALDMARLHPESVKSLVAASTQCYSSVPMPELNQAKFPISYAQLDQAVKNKMIKWQGPEKAEERFDLYSYMGGSYGCGMFDLRPQLPEVAAPALVLYPDRSALFPVEEGLAMYRSLPQGELAVMPACGHNSYDHHPQDYLRILLGFLGRQEHGENSPDTYRTATCAG; this is encoded by the coding sequence ATGGCGTTTTTGGAGTTGGTCGGGCGGCAGGTCTATTTTGAGCAGCACGGCGAGGGGCCTCTGGTGGTTCTGCTGCACCACGGCTTCGGCAGCAGCGAGATGTGGCGGGGGGTGCTGCCCCACCTGGTCATGGCCGGCTACCGGGTAGTGACTTACGACCGCCGCTGCTACGGCCAAAGCGAGCAGGGCGAGGATTACCGAGAGTTCTACTTTAGCGAGGGCTTCCGCGACGCGTCGGTGGCCGAACTGACCGGGCTCATGGCCGCCCTGGATCTCGGCCCGGCTCATCTTGTGGGCCAGTGCGAGGGCGGGGTGGTGGCCCTGGATATGGCCCGCCTTCACCCCGAATCGGTCAAGAGCCTGGTGGCGGCCAGCACCCAGTGCTACTCCTCGGTGCCCATGCCTGAGCTGAACCAGGCCAAGTTCCCCATTTCCTATGCCCAGCTTGATCAGGCGGTCAAAAACAAGATGATCAAATGGCAAGGACCTGAGAAGGCCGAGGAGCGCTTTGATCTCTACAGCTATATGGGCGGCTCCTACGGCTGCGGGATGTTCGACCTCCGGCCCCAGCTTCCCGAGGTGGCGGCCCCGGCCCTGGTGCTCTACCCCGACCGCAGTGCCCTGTTCCCGGTGGAGGAAGGGTTGGCCATGTACCGCAGCCTACCCCAGGGCGAGTTGGCCGTGATGCCGGCCTGCGGGCACAATTCCTACGACCACCACCCCCAGGACTATCTGCGCATTCTGCTGGGCTTTCTAGGTCGCCAGGAGCACGGGGAAAACTCCCCGGACACCTACCGGACGGCTACCTGTGCGGGCTGA